One Dictyoglomus thermophilum H-6-12 DNA window includes the following coding sequences:
- the pstC gene encoding phosphate ABC transporter permease subunit PstC: MKRNLGDIIFKILAVLSSLALISLVLFLFVELVIYSVPSIKKFGIKFLIEKIWDPVAEKYGALPAIYGTLVTSFFALLIAFPLSIGIAIFISELSPPLLQRPLSFIIELLGAIPSLIYGMWGLFSLAPLIQLKVGPFLQRILGFLPLFQGYPIGVGYLTASIVLSIMIIPTISSLSREILMAVPKDQREAGYALGMTKWEVIWRVVLGNAKSGIFAAGMLGLGRALGEAVAVTMVIGNFYDISISLFSPGVTITSVIINEFAEATGQLKISVLMELALILFIITFFVMGFARYYILKRIEGR; encoded by the coding sequence GCTGTCCTGTCAAGCTTGGCTTTAATTTCGCTTGTGCTTTTTTTATTTGTTGAACTTGTTATTTATTCTGTTCCTAGTATTAAAAAATTTGGAATTAAGTTTTTAATTGAAAAGATATGGGATCCTGTAGCTGAAAAATATGGAGCACTCCCTGCCATTTATGGAACTTTAGTTACCTCCTTTTTTGCTCTTTTAATTGCTTTTCCTTTAAGTATAGGTATTGCGATTTTTATATCTGAACTTTCTCCTCCTCTTTTGCAGAGGCCTCTTTCTTTTATTATTGAACTTTTAGGTGCAATTCCAAGCCTTATATATGGTATGTGGGGACTTTTTTCCCTTGCTCCATTAATTCAGCTTAAGGTTGGTCCTTTTTTGCAAAGGATATTAGGATTTTTGCCTCTTTTTCAGGGATATCCTATAGGAGTTGGATATTTGACTGCGAGTATAGTTCTTTCTATAATGATAATTCCTACTATTTCTTCTCTTTCAAGAGAAATTTTAATGGCCGTTCCTAAGGATCAAAGAGAGGCAGGATATGCTTTGGGTATGACTAAATGGGAAGTAATATGGAGAGTAGTTCTTGGTAATGCAAAATCGGGAATTTTTGCGGCAGGAATGTTAGGATTAGGAAGGGCTCTTGGAGAAGCTGTGGCAGTTACTATGGTGATAGGTAATTTCTATGATATATCCATCTCTTTATTTTCTCCAGGTGTTACTATAACCAGTGTTATTATAAATGAGTTTGCTGAAGCAACAGGACAATTGAAGATTTCAGTTCTTATGGAACTTGCATTAATACTTTTTATCATTACTTTCTTTGTTATGGGATTTGCCCGATATTATATCTTAAAGAGGATTGAAGGACGATGA